In a single window of the Rhizobium tropici CIAT 899 genome:
- the paaI gene encoding hydroxyphenylacetyl-CoA thioesterase PaaI — MSAAESLSPRALAEACARAMWDEDNATRHLGMELVSVAPGEATIAMTVAATMTNGHGACHGGYLFTLADSAFAFACNSYNQRTVAQHCSVTFIAPAFNGDRLTATAREVSRRGRGGIYDVAITNQHGEQIAEFRGHSRTVKGALLPE; from the coding sequence ATGAGCGCCGCGGAGAGCCTTTCGCCGCGGGCGCTCGCGGAAGCCTGCGCGAGAGCCATGTGGGACGAAGACAACGCCACGCGCCATCTCGGCATGGAGCTTGTGTCCGTCGCGCCCGGCGAAGCCACCATCGCCATGACCGTTGCGGCGACCATGACCAACGGTCACGGCGCCTGCCACGGCGGCTACCTCTTCACGCTCGCCGACTCCGCCTTCGCGTTCGCCTGCAATAGCTACAACCAGCGCACTGTCGCCCAGCACTGTTCGGTGACCTTTATTGCGCCGGCTTTCAATGGCGACCGGCTGACGGCGACGGCGCGGGAGGTGTCGCGCCGAGGACGAGGCGGCATCTACGATGTCGCGATTACCAATCAGCATGGCGAGCAGATTGCGGAATTCCGTGGCCACTCGCGAACCGTCAAGGGCGCACTTTTGCCGGAATAG
- the paaK gene encoding phenylacetate--CoA ligase PaaK, with product MENLSPRAGELEAIETASRDEISALQLERMKWTLTHAYENSPFYHKSFDELGAHPSDLKTLSDITKFPFTTKKDLRDTYPFGMFAVPRERLARIHASSGTTGKPTVVGYTARDVDTWASLVARSIRASGGRAGDLVHIAYGYGLFTGGLGAHYGAEKLGCTVVPVSGGMTERQVALIQDFKPRIIMVTPSYMLSILDEFRRQGLDPRESSLAVGIFGAEPWTNAMREEIEHAFDMHAVDIYGLSEVMGPGVASECVESKDGLHIWEDHFYPEIIDPVTGAALPDGEIGELVLTTLTKEGLPIIRYRTRDLTRLLPGTARSMRRMEKITGRSDDMMILRGVNVFPTQIEEQILKCRGLAPHFQIELTRSGRMDDMTVHVECTVEAADETARNASARELTHHVKSVIGVSTKVMVHSPGGVARSEGKAKRIVDNRPKE from the coding sequence ATGGAAAATCTTTCGCCGCGTGCGGGTGAGCTTGAAGCAATCGAAACCGCCTCCCGCGACGAGATTTCCGCGCTGCAGCTCGAGCGCATGAAATGGACGCTCACCCATGCCTATGAGAACTCACCTTTCTATCACAAGAGTTTCGACGAGTTGGGCGCGCATCCCTCCGATCTTAAGACCTTATCGGACATCACCAAATTTCCTTTCACGACCAAGAAAGATCTTCGCGACACCTATCCATTCGGCATGTTCGCTGTGCCGCGCGAAAGGCTTGCCCGCATCCACGCGTCCTCCGGCACGACAGGCAAGCCGACCGTCGTCGGCTACACCGCCAGGGACGTCGACACCTGGGCGAGCCTCGTTGCCCGCTCGATCCGCGCCTCCGGCGGCCGGGCGGGTGATCTGGTGCATATCGCCTACGGCTATGGCCTCTTCACCGGCGGCCTCGGCGCGCATTACGGCGCGGAGAAACTCGGCTGCACCGTCGTACCGGTCTCCGGCGGCATGACAGAACGGCAGGTGGCGCTGATACAGGATTTCAAGCCGCGCATCATCATGGTGACGCCTTCCTACATGCTCTCGATCCTCGACGAATTCCGCCGCCAGGGCCTCGACCCCAGAGAAAGTTCGCTCGCCGTCGGCATCTTCGGGGCAGAGCCGTGGACCAATGCCATGCGTGAGGAAATCGAGCATGCCTTCGATATGCACGCCGTCGACATTTACGGCCTGTCGGAGGTCATGGGGCCGGGCGTCGCCAGCGAATGCGTCGAGAGCAAGGATGGGCTGCACATCTGGGAAGATCATTTCTATCCGGAGATCATCGATCCGGTCACCGGCGCGGCATTGCCAGATGGCGAGATCGGCGAGCTGGTCCTCACGACGTTGACCAAGGAAGGCCTGCCGATCATCCGCTACCGCACGCGCGACCTGACGCGGCTGCTGCCGGGCACCGCCCGCTCCATGCGCCGCATGGAAAAGATAACCGGCCGCTCCGATGACATGATGATCCTGCGCGGCGTTAACGTCTTTCCAACGCAGATCGAGGAGCAGATCCTGAAATGCCGCGGGCTCGCGCCGCACTTCCAGATCGAACTGACACGCTCCGGCCGCATGGACGACATGACCGTTCATGTGGAGTGCACGGTGGAGGCGGCGGACGAAACGGCGCGAAATGCTTCGGCAAGGGAACTTACCCACCATGTCAAGAGCGTGATCGGTGTCTCGACGAAGGTCATGGTGCACTCGCCAGGCGGCGTTGCGCGATCGGAAGGCAAGGCCAAACGCATCGTGGACAACCGCCCGAAAGAATGA
- a CDS encoding acyl-CoA thioesterase, translated as MTTTEQDPHRLEMTVLMTPDMANFSGKVHGGALLNLLDRVAFSCASRYSKQYAVTLSVDQVLFKEPINVGELVTFRASINDTGRTSMEVGIRVEAENIRSGDRRHTNSCYFTMVAVDEAGRPVRVPELVPVTPVDIRRHKAAQLRRTLRREFAQRMEAVAETGRDVEGLGAD; from the coding sequence ATGACGACGACCGAGCAAGACCCGCATCGCCTGGAAATGACCGTGCTGATGACGCCTGACATGGCGAATTTCAGCGGTAAGGTGCACGGCGGCGCACTTCTGAACCTGCTCGACCGCGTCGCCTTCTCCTGTGCGTCGCGCTATTCCAAGCAATATGCGGTAACGCTGTCGGTCGATCAGGTGCTGTTCAAGGAGCCGATCAATGTCGGCGAACTCGTCACCTTTCGGGCCTCGATCAACGATACGGGCCGTACCTCCATGGAAGTCGGCATCCGGGTCGAGGCGGAAAATATCCGCTCCGGCGATCGCCGCCATACTAATTCCTGTTATTTCACCATGGTCGCCGTCGATGAGGCCGGTCGCCCGGTCCGCGTGCCGGAACTGGTGCCGGTCACGCCGGTTGATATCCGCCGGCACAAGGCCGCCCAGCTTCGCCGCACCTTGCGTCGCGAGTTCGCGCAACGGATGGAAGCGGTGGCCGAAACCGGTCGCGATGTGGAAGGTTTGGGAGCCGACTGA
- a CDS encoding TetR/AcrR family transcriptional regulator, translating to MARTRAVDFEEKQRGILASAAAVFAEVGMEKASMSMIASHGNVSKALLYHYYPGKDALIFDIVQTHLMELEGAIEAADRTDVTPQERLRLLVKAVLRNYEGADNEHKVQLNGTHALSQQQLAELRTIERRIVRRFSIVIEDLNPDLNKNKPLLMPVTMSLFGMMNWVYMWFRPNGPITRDEYADIATTLILEGVKAVR from the coding sequence ATGGCACGCACACGCGCAGTTGATTTCGAGGAAAAGCAGCGTGGCATCTTGGCGAGTGCCGCGGCTGTTTTCGCCGAGGTGGGCATGGAAAAAGCGTCCATGTCGATGATCGCTTCGCACGGTAACGTCTCGAAAGCCCTGCTCTATCACTACTATCCCGGCAAGGACGCGCTGATCTTCGACATCGTGCAAACGCATCTGATGGAGCTGGAGGGCGCGATCGAAGCAGCAGACCGCACAGACGTGACACCACAGGAGCGGCTGCGCCTGCTGGTGAAAGCCGTGCTTAGGAACTATGAGGGCGCCGACAACGAGCACAAGGTGCAGCTGAACGGCACGCATGCCCTGTCGCAGCAGCAGTTGGCGGAATTGCGGACGATCGAGCGGCGCATCGTCCGGCGCTTCTCCATCGTCATCGAGGATCTCAATCCGGACCTCAACAAGAACAAGCCATTGCTGATGCCGGTTACCATGTCGCTCTTCGGTATGATGAACTGGGTCTATATGTGGTTCAGGCCCAACGGGCCAATCACACGCGACGAATATGCCGACATTGCCACCACCCTCATCCTCGAAGGGGTCAAGGCCGTCCGTTGA
- the paaZ gene encoding phenylacetic acid degradation bifunctional protein PaaZ encodes MNIMANQPRRLESYVGGTWIAGAREGVPLLDASTGVPVAFIDSSGIDFKQILAYGRDKGGPVLRRMSFHERAAMLKALGQALLERKEEFYALSTATGATRADSWVDIEGGIGTLLSYASKGRRELPNARVLLDGDVEQLSKDQSFSAQHILSPLQGIAVHINAFNFPCWGMLEKVAPTLLAGVPAIVKPASQTAYLTELMVRRIIETGLLPEGALQLICGSVGDLLDHVEGQDVVTFTGSAATGQRLKTHRAIIENSVRFTMEADSLNAAVLGLDAAPGTEEFDLFVKEVAREMTVKAGQKCTAIRRVIAPRSYSEALIAALNDRLGKTAIGNPADETVRMGPLASLAQREEVRARIRDIAADAEIVGGDPNNPHVMSGDASAGAFLNPVLLYCDKPGSARAIHDVEAFGPVSTVMPYDTAEEAVDLTRRGKGSLVASVFTNDPHFAEEVVLGLAPFHGRVMIGNRSSAKSSTGHGSPLPGLVHGGPGRAGGGEELGGMRGVKHYMQRTAIQGAPTMLTAVTGRWMDGADTRRDSEHPFRKSLAELKIGDQLVTATRTVTLDDIEHFAHFTGDTFYAHMDEEAAKANPFFEGRVAHGYLIVSFAAGLFVDPAPGPVLANYGVDNLRFLTPVNPGDTLQVQLTCKEINPRINAEHGEVRWDCKVTNQLDAVVAQYDVLTMVAKTRE; translated from the coding sequence ATGAACATCATGGCAAACCAGCCGCGCCGGCTTGAAAGCTATGTCGGGGGCACCTGGATCGCCGGCGCCAGAGAAGGCGTGCCGCTGCTCGATGCATCGACCGGCGTGCCCGTCGCGTTCATCGATTCCTCGGGTATCGATTTTAAGCAGATCCTGGCCTATGGCCGCGACAAGGGGGGACCGGTGTTGCGGCGCATGTCCTTCCATGAGCGCGCCGCAATGCTGAAGGCGCTCGGGCAGGCGCTGCTTGAGAGGAAGGAAGAATTCTACGCGCTTTCGACTGCGACCGGCGCCACGCGCGCCGATAGCTGGGTCGATATCGAAGGCGGCATCGGAACCTTGCTATCCTACGCTTCTAAGGGGCGGCGCGAGCTGCCGAATGCGCGTGTGCTGCTCGATGGCGACGTGGAGCAGCTCTCCAAGGACCAGAGCTTTTCCGCACAGCATATCCTAAGCCCGCTGCAGGGTATCGCCGTTCACATCAATGCCTTCAATTTCCCCTGCTGGGGCATGCTGGAAAAGGTTGCGCCGACGTTGCTTGCCGGCGTCCCCGCCATCGTGAAGCCGGCGAGCCAGACGGCCTATCTTACAGAGCTGATGGTTCGCCGCATCATCGAAACCGGCCTGCTGCCGGAAGGTGCGCTACAGCTTATCTGCGGCTCGGTCGGCGATCTCCTCGATCATGTCGAAGGCCAGGATGTGGTGACCTTTACCGGCTCTGCCGCGACCGGCCAGCGCCTCAAGACGCACAGGGCGATTATCGAAAATTCCGTGCGCTTCACCATGGAGGCCGATAGCCTCAACGCGGCCGTCCTCGGCCTTGATGCCGCGCCCGGCACGGAGGAGTTCGATCTCTTCGTTAAGGAGGTCGCCCGTGAGATGACGGTCAAGGCCGGGCAGAAGTGCACGGCCATCCGCCGTGTCATCGCGCCCCGTTCCTATAGTGAAGCGCTTATTGCGGCCTTGAACGATCGTCTCGGCAAGACGGCAATCGGCAATCCGGCCGATGAGACGGTTCGCATGGGGCCGCTTGCAAGCCTCGCTCAGCGCGAGGAGGTGCGGGCGCGCATCCGGGATATTGCTGCCGATGCCGAGATCGTCGGCGGCGATCCCAATAATCCGCATGTGATGTCCGGGGATGCGAGCGCCGGCGCCTTCCTCAATCCGGTCCTGCTCTATTGCGACAAGCCGGGCTCCGCGCGTGCCATTCACGATGTCGAGGCCTTCGGCCCCGTCAGCACCGTCATGCCCTATGACACGGCGGAAGAGGCCGTCGATCTGACGCGGCGCGGCAAGGGCAGTCTCGTCGCCTCCGTCTTCACGAACGATCCTCATTTCGCTGAGGAGGTTGTTCTCGGCCTCGCACCATTCCATGGTCGCGTGATGATCGGCAACCGCTCGAGCGCCAAGAGCTCCACCGGTCATGGTTCACCGCTGCCGGGCCTCGTTCACGGTGGCCCCGGTCGCGCCGGCGGCGGGGAGGAACTGGGCGGCATGCGTGGCGTGAAGCATTATATGCAGCGTACCGCGATTCAAGGTGCACCGACCATGCTGACCGCCGTGACGGGACGATGGATGGATGGTGCGGATACCCGCCGCGACAGCGAGCACCCCTTCCGCAAGTCGCTCGCTGAGCTCAAGATCGGCGATCAGCTCGTCACCGCCACGCGCACGGTGACACTCGACGATATCGAGCACTTCGCCCATTTTACCGGCGACACATTCTATGCCCATATGGACGAAGAGGCGGCGAAGGCCAATCCGTTCTTCGAGGGCCGTGTGGCGCATGGCTATCTCATCGTCTCTTTCGCCGCCGGCCTCTTCGTCGATCCGGCTCCAGGCCCTGTTCTCGCAAATTATGGGGTCGACAATCTGCGCTTCCTGACACCGGTCAATCCGGGTGATACGCTCCAGGTGCAGTTGACCTGCAAAGAGATCAATCCCCGCATCAATGCCGAGCATGGCGAGGTGCGCTGGGATTGCAAGGTAACGAACCAGCTGGATGCCGTCGTCGCACAATATGACGTTCTGACGATGGTGGCGAAAACGAGAGAGTGA
- a CDS encoding transferase hexapeptide repeat family protein, with product MAQIYSYDGVIPVIYPSAFVHPAATVIGDVIIGPACYVGPGAVLRGDFGRIVLERGSNVQETCVVHSFPNLEVVIGEAGHVGHGAVLHGCRIGANAMVGMNAVIMDEAIIGENAIVAAMAFVKAGAEIPANSLAVGAPARVVRELTPEEIAWKREGTAIYQRLALEAKEKLVAVEPLPAPEPDRRRIRAPEYDPLVLERMKLGN from the coding sequence ATGGCGCAGATCTATTCCTATGACGGCGTGATCCCGGTCATCTATCCCTCTGCCTTCGTGCATCCGGCCGCGACCGTCATCGGAGACGTTATCATTGGCCCCGCCTGCTATGTCGGGCCGGGCGCGGTGTTGCGCGGCGATTTCGGGCGCATCGTGCTGGAGCGTGGCTCGAATGTGCAGGAGACTTGCGTCGTCCACAGTTTCCCGAATCTGGAAGTTGTGATCGGCGAGGCGGGGCATGTCGGCCACGGTGCGGTGCTGCACGGCTGCCGCATCGGCGCCAATGCCATGGTCGGCATGAATGCCGTCATCATGGACGAAGCCATTATCGGCGAGAATGCGATCGTCGCGGCCATGGCGTTCGTCAAGGCCGGAGCCGAAATTCCGGCAAATAGTCTTGCCGTGGGAGCGCCAGCTCGCGTGGTTCGTGAGTTGACGCCGGAAGAGATCGCCTGGAAGCGCGAGGGCACCGCCATCTATCAACGGTTGGCGCTGGAGGCGAAGGAGAAGCTGGTGGCCGTCGAGCCGCTGCCGGCACCTGAGCCGGATCGCCGCCGCATCCGCGCGCCGGAATATGATCCGCTTGTCCTTGAGAGGATGAAACTCGGCAACTGA